A section of the Jaculus jaculus isolate mJacJac1 chromosome 6, mJacJac1.mat.Y.cur, whole genome shotgun sequence genome encodes:
- the Tcf20 gene encoding transcription factor 20 isoform X1, giving the protein MQSFREQSSYHGNQQSYPQEVHSSSRIEEFSPRQAQMFQNFGGTGGSSGGGSSGSGGGRRGTAAAAAAMASETSSHQGYQGFRKEAGDFYYMAGNKDPVSAGTPQPPQRRPSGPVQSYGPPQGSSFGNQYGSEGHVGQFQAQHSALGGVSHYQQDYTGPFSPGSAQYQQQASSQQQQQQQQQQQQQQQQQQQVQQLRQQLYQSHQPLPQATGQPASGSSHLQPMQRPSTLPSSAAGYQLRVGQFGQHYQSSASSSSSSSFPSPQRFSQSGQSYDGSYSVNAGSQYEGHNVGSNAQAYGTQSNYSYQPQSMKNFEQSKIPQGTQQGQQPQQQQPQPQPQQPQQPQQQQQQQQQQQQQHPPQHVMQYTNAATKMPLQSQVGQYNQPEVPVRSPMQFHQNFSPISNPSPAASVVQSPSCSSTPSPLMQSGENLQCGQGSVPMGSRNRILQLMPQLSPTPSMMPSPNSHAAGFKGFGLEGVPEKRLTDPGLSSLSALSTQVANLPNTVQHMLLSDALTPQKKTSKRPSSSSKKADSCTNSEGSSQPEEQLKSPMAESLDGGCSSSSEDQGERVRQLSGQSTSSDTTYKCGASEKAGSSPAQGAQNEPSTLSASPAAREEATSPGSKDTPLSSEGNAKVNEKTVGVIVSREAMTGRVEKPCGQDKGSQEEDPTVTQRPPSNSGIKEASHTSLPQPDPPGGGSKGNKNSDNSSNHNGEGNGPSSHSIVGPAFTGRTEPSKAPGSLRYSYKESFGSAMPRNVSGFPQYPSGQEKGDFVGHGERKGRNEKFPSLLQEVLQGYHHHPDRRYSRGAQEHQGMAGGLEGTSRPNILVSQTNELASRGLLNKSIGTLLENPHWGPWERKSGSTAPEMKQINLADYPIPRKFEIEPPSSAPESGVSLSERRSVICDISPLRHIVRDPGAHSLGHVGADPRLGRNERLNPSLSQSVILPGGLVSMETKLKSQSGQIKEEDFEQSKSQASFNKKSGDHCHPTSIKHESYRGNASPGAAVHDSLSDYGPQESRSTPMRRVPGRVGSREAMRGRSTSQYHEFAEKLKMSPGRSRGPGGDPHHMNPHLTFSERANRSSLHAPFSPNSESLASAYHTNARAHAYGDPNASLNSQLHYKRQMYQQQQEEYKDWSSSSAQGVIAAAQHRQEGPRKSPRQQQFLDRVRSPLKNDKDGMMYGPPVGTYHDPSPQEAGRCLMSSDGLPSKGMELKHGSQKLQQESCWDLSRQTSPAKSSGPPGMSNQKRYGPPHETDGHGLADSAQSSKPSNVMQRLPGQEDHSSQNPLIMRRRVRSFISPIPSKRQSQDVKNSNTDDRGRLLHPSKEGADKAFSSYARLSHSQDIKSSPKRDSSRDLPNPDSRNCPAVTLTSPAKTKILPPRKGRGLKLEAIVQKITSPNIRRSASTNSAEVGGDTVTLDDILSLKSGPSEGGTVATQEAEMEKRKGEVASDLASASTQESNIEKPLPRNTSEEWRVSGDDKVKAEGHPDTVPPGKEPPGAMTSTTSQKPGSNQGRPDGSLGGAAPLIFPDSKNVAPVGILAPEANPKPEEKENDTVTISPKQESFPPKGYFPSGKKKGRPIGSVNKQKKQQQPPPPPPQPPQIPEGSADGEPKPKKQRQRRERRKPGAQPRKRKTKQAVPIVEPQEPEIKLKYATQPLDKTDAKNKSFFPYIHVVNKCELGAVCTIINAEEEEQTKLVRSRKGQRSLTPPPSSTESKVLPASSFMLQGPVVTESSVMGHLVCCLCGKWASYRNMGDLFGPFYPQDYAATLPKNPPPKRATEMQSKVKVRHKSASNGSKTDTEEEEEQQHQKEQRSLAAHPRFKRRHRSEDCGAGPRSLSRGLPCKKAATEGSSEKTVLDAKPSVPTTSEGGPELELQIPELPLDSNEFWVHEGCILWANGIYLVCGRLYGLQEALEIAREMKCSHCQEAGATLGCYNKGCSFRYHYPCAIDADCLLHEENFSVRCPKHKPPPPCPLPPLQSKTTKGSLSTEQSERG; this is encoded by the coding sequence ATGCAGTCCTTTCGGGAGCAAAGCAGTTACCACGGAAACCAGCAGAGCTACCCACAGGAAGTACACAGCTCATCTCGCATCGAAGAGTTCAGTCCTCGTCAGGCCCAGATGTTCCAGAATTTTGGTGGCACAGGTGGTAGTAGTggtggcggcagcagcggcagtggtggAGGACGGCGAGGGACAGCAGCTGCTGCTGCAGCAATGGCTAGTGAGACCTCTAGCCATCAAGGCTATCAGGGTTTCAGGAAAGAGGCTGGAGATTTTTACTACATGGCAGGCAACAAAGATCCCGTGTCAGCAGGAACCCCACAGCCTCCTCAGAGAAGGCCTTCTGGGCCTGTGCAGAGCTATGGACCTCCCCAGGGGAGCAGCTTTGGCAATCAGTATGGGAGTGAGGGTCATGTGGGCCAATTTCAAGCACAGCACTCTGCCCTAGGTGGTGTGTCTCATTATCAGCAGGATTACACAGGGCCGTTCTCTCCTGGGAGTGCTCAGTACCAACAACAGGCCTCcagtcagcagcagcagcaacaacagcagcaacagcagcagcagcagcagcagcagcaacaagtACAACAATTGAGACAACAGCTTTACCAGTCACATCAGCCTCTGCCACAagccactggccagccagcctctggCTCATCCCATCTACAGCCAATGCAGCGGCCCTCAACTCTGCCATCCTCTGCTGCTGGTTATCAGTTAAGAGTGGGTCAGTTTGGCCAACACTACCAgtcttctgcttcctcttcctcctcctcctcctttccttccccacaaCGTTTTAGTCAGTCTGGACAGAGCTATGATGGCAGTTACAGTGTGAATGCTGGATCTCAGTATGAAGGGCATAATGTGGGTTCCAACGCACAGGCTTATGGAACACAATCAAATTACAGCTATCAGCCTCAGTCTATGAAAAATTTTGAACAGTCAAAGATTCCACAAgggacccagcaggggcagcaaCCTCAGCAGCAGCAAccacagcctcagcctcagcagccgcagcagccgcaacaacagcagcagcagcaacagcaacagcaacaacagcacCCTCCTCAGCATGTGATGCAGTATACCAATGCTGCCACCAAGATGcccctgcaaagccaggttgGGCAGTACAACCAGCCTGAGGTTCCTGTGAGATCTCCGATGCAGTTTCACCAGAATTTCAGTCCCATTTCTAATCCTTCTCCAGCGGCCTCTGTGGTTCAGTCTCCAAGCTGTAGTTCGACCCCTTCACCTCTTATGCAGAGTGGGGAAAATCTCCAGTGCGGACAAGGCAGTGTGCCCATGGGTTCCAGAAACCGAATTTTACAGCTGATGCCTCAACTCAGTCCAACCCCATCAATGATGCCAAGTCCTAATTCTCATGCTGCAGGCTTTAAAGGGTTTGGGCTAGAAGGGGTACCAGAAAAGCGGCTGACAGATCCTGGGTTAAGTAGTCTGAGTGCTCTGAGTACTCAAGTGGCCAATCTTCCTAATACTGTCCAACACATGCTACTTTCTGATGCCCTGACACCTCAGAAGAAGACCTCTAAGAGGCCCTCCTCATCCTCTAAGAAAGCAGATAGCTGCACAAACTCAGAAGGCTCCTCGCAGCCTGAAGAACAACTGAAGTCCCCTATGGCAGAGTCACTGGATGGAGGCTGCTCCAGCAGTTCAGAGGATCAAGGGGAGAGAGTGAGGCAACTAAGTGGCCAGAGCACTAGCTCTGACACCACCTACAAGTGTGGAGCCTCGGAGAAAGCTGGCTCCTCGCCAGCACAAGGTGCTCAGAATGAGCCCTCCACACTTAGTGCCAGTCCTGCAGCTAGAGAAGAAGCCACCTCACCAGGCAGTAAGGACACACCACTGTCGTCTGAAGGGAATGCAAAAGTCAATGAGAAAACAGTTGGGGTGATTGTCTCCCGGGAAGCCATGACAGGTCGGGTAGAAAAGCCTTGTGGTCAAGATAAAGGCTCCCAAGAGGAAGATCCCACAGTGACTCAGAGGCCACCTAGCAACAGTGGGATAAAGGAAGCCAGTCACACATCACTTCCACAGCCAGACCCTCCAGGAGGAGGAAGCAAAGGAAACAAGAACAGTGATAACAGCTCCAACCACAATGGAGAGGGAAATGGCCCAAGTAGCCACTCTATAGTGGGTCCAGCTTTCACAGGCAGGACTGAGCCTAGCAAAGCTCCTGGAAGTCTGCGCTATAGCTACAAAGAGAGCTTTGGGTCAGCTATGCCACGAAATGTCAGTGGTTTTCCTCAGTATCCTTCAGGGCAAGAGAAGGGTGATTTTGTGGGCCATGGGGAACGAAAGGGTAGAAATGAGAAATTCCCCAGCCTGCTACAGGAAGTGCTTCAGGGTTACCACCACCACCCTGACAGGAGGTATTCTAGAGGTGCCCAAGAACATCAGGGGATGGCAGGAGGCCTGGAAGGGACTTCACGGCCCAACATCTTAGTTAGTCAAACCAATGAATTAGCCAGCAGGGGCCTTCTGAACAAGAGCATTGGTACTCTGTTAGAAAACCCCCATTGGGGTCCCTGGGAAAGGAAATCAGGCAGCACAGCTCCTGAAATGAAGCAGATCAATTTGGCTGACTACCCAATTCCCAGAAAATTTGAAATAGAGCCTCCCTCGTCAGCCCCTGAGTCTGGGGTCTCCCTTTCTGAAAGGAGATCAGTGATCTGTGATATTTCTCCTCTAAGACACATTGTCAGGGATCCAGGGGCTCACTCATTGGGACACGTGGGTGCTGACCCCAGATTGGGGAGGAATGAACGACTCAACCCAAGTTTAAGTCAGTCAGTTATTCTCCCGGGTGGGTTGGTGTCCATGGAAACAAAACTGAAATCCCAGAGTGGGCAGATAAAAGAAGAAGACTTTGAACAATCCAAATCCCAAGCCAGTTTCAACAAGAAATCTGGAGACCACTGCCATCCTACTAGCATCAAGCATGAATCTTACCGTGGTAATGCCAGTCCTGGAGCAGCAGTGCATGATTCCCTTTCAGACTATGGTCCACAAGAGAGCAGGTCCACACCAATGCGGAGGGTCCCTGGTAGAGTTGGTAGTCGGGAAGCCATGAGGGGTCggtccacttctcagtaccatgagTTTGCAGAAAAACTGAAGATGTCTCCTGGAAGGAGCAGAGGCCCAGGGGGAGACCCTCATCACATGAACCCACACCTGACCTTTTCAGAGAGAGCCAACAGAAGCTCTTTGCATGCTCCCTTTTCTCCCAACTCAGAAAGCCTGGCTTCTGCTTACCACACAAACGCTCGGGCTCATGCCTATGGGGACCCTAACGCAAGTTTGAATTCTCAGCTTCATTATAAGCGACAGATGTACCAACAGCAACAAGAGGAGTATAAAGATTGGAGCAGCAGTTCTGCTCAGGGAGTGATTGCTGCTGCCCAACACAGGCAGGAGGGGCCACGGAAGAGCCCACGGCAACAGCAGTTTCTTGACAGAGTACGGAGCCCCCTGAAGAATGACAAAGATGGTATGATGTATGGCCCACCAGTAGGGACTTACCATGACCCCAGCCCTCAAGAAGCTGGGCGCTGTCTCATGTCAAGTGATGGTCTGCCTTCCAAAGGCATGGAATTGAAGCATGGCTCTCAGAAGTTACAACAAGAATCTTGCTGGGATCTTTCTCGGCAAACTTCTCCAGCCAAAAGTAGTGGACCTCCAGGAATGTCCAACCAAAAACGTTATGGCCCACCCCATGAAACAGATGGACATGGACTAGCTGATTCTGCGCAGTCATCCAAACCTAGTAATGTAATGCAAAGGCTTCCGGGGCAAGAGGACCACTCTTCTCAAAACCCCTTAATAATGCGGAGGCGCGTCCGATCTTTTATCTCCCCCATTCCCAGTAAAAGACAGTCACAGGATGTAAAGAACAGTAACACCGACGACAGGGGGCGCCTCCTTCACCCATCAAAAGAAGGTGCTGATAAAGCATTCAGTTCCTATGCCCGTCTTTCTCACAGTCAGGATATCAAGTCTAGTCCTAAGAGAGATTCCTCCAGGGACCTTCCAAACCCAGACAGTAGAAACTGCCCAGCTGTCACCCTCACAAGCCCTGCTAAGACCAAAATACTGCCCCCACGGAAAGGGCGGGGGTTGAAATTGGAAGCTATAGTTCAGAAAATCACATCCCCAAATATTAGAAGGAGTGCCTCCACAAACAGTGCTGAAGTCGGGGGAGACACGGTCACACTGGATGACATTCTGTCTTTGAAGAGCGGTCCTTCTGAGGGTGGAACTGtggctactcaggaggctgaaatggAGAAGAGAAAAGGCGAGGTGGCATCTGATCTAGCTAGTGCAAGTACCCAGGAGTCAAATATTGAAAAGCCTCTCCCAAGGAACACATCCGAAGAGTGGCGTGTCAGTGGAGACGACAAAGTGAAGGCAGAAGGACACCCAGACACAGTCCCTCCTGGAAAGGAGCCCCCTGGTGCCATGACATCCACAACCTCACAGAAGCCTGGCAGTAACCAAGGGAGACCAGATGGTTCCCTGGGTGGGGCAGCACCATTAATCTTTCCAGACTCAAAGAATGTAGCTCCTGTGGGCATATTAGCCCCTGAGGCAAACCCCAAgcctgaagagaaagagaatgatacAGTCACAATTTCACCCAAACAAGAGAGTTTCCCCCCAAAGGGGTATTTCCCgtcaggaaagaagaaggggaggcCTATTGGTAGTGTGAATAAGCAAAAGAAGCAGCAAcagccaccacctccaccaccccaACCCCCTCAGATTCCAGAAGGTTCTGCAGATGGAGAGCCAAAGCCAAAAaagcagaggcagagaagggagagaaggaagcccGGGGCTCAGCCCAGAAAACGGAAAACCAAACAAGCAGTTCCTATTGTAGAACCCCAAGAACCAGAGATCAAGCTAAAATATGCCACCCAGCCACTGGATAAAACTGATGCCAAGAACAAGTCTTTTTTCCCTTATATTCATGTAGTAAATAAGTGTGAACTTGGAGCTGTTTGTACAATCATCAATGCTGAAGAGGAGGAACAGACCAAATTGGTGAGGAGCCGGAAGGGTCAAAGGTCCCTGACCCCTCCCCCCAGCAGCACTGAAAGCAAGGTGCTTCCAGCTTCATCCTTCATGCTGCAGGGGCCTGTGGTGACAGAGTCTTCTGTCATGGGGCACCTGGTTTGCTGTCTGTGTGGCAAGTGGGCCAGTTACCGGAACATGGGTGACCTCTTTGGACCCTTTTATCCCCAAGATTATGCAGCCACTCTCCCGAAGAATCCACCTCCTAAGAGGGCCACAGAAATGCAGAGCAAGGTCAAGGTTCGGCACAAAAGCGCTTCCAACGGTTCCAAGACGGACacggaggaggaagaagagcagcAGCATCAAAAGGAGCAGAGGAGCCTGGCTGCGCATCCCAGGTTCAAGCGGCGCCACCGCTCAGAAGACTGTGGAGCAGGCCCTCGGTCCCTGTCCAGGGGGCTCCCGTGTAAAAAAGCAGCCACTGAGGGCAGCAGCGAAAAGACTGTTTTGGACGCAAAGCCCTCTGTACCCACCACTTCAGAAGGTGGCCCTGAGCTGGAGTTACAAATCCCTGAACTACCTCTTGACAGCAATGAATTTTGGGTCCATGAGGGTTGTATTCTCTGGGCCAATGGAATCTACCTGGTCTGCGGCAGGCTCTATGGCCTGCAGGAAGCGCTGGAAATAGCCAGAGAGATG